In a single window of the Ignavibacteria bacterium genome:
- a CDS encoding T9SS type A sorting domain-containing protein, producing MKTLLLIIAIFICFQTIYSQWYVDNLQQTDDIPASWPDRIQFFDNNTGWFSCPVHSDTLYKTTNGGVSWLGYTTVDTNRVSVLYFVNQMTGWAVGNRGKIVKTSNGGLNWMLQTSGVYSFLNDVNFWDTQNGFIVGSYDSTRVILKTTNSGTTWQKLVTPGNGRLFSVKMLSANVVYAVGDSGRIIYTTNGGANWENQISNTNATLRSIQFKNYGPVNIGWIAGKNGALLTTSNGGQNWISRSFNQVNFYAIFFSTYDTGYTVGQYGRIYKTINSGLNWSLQSVPLDTSVIIKDVFCINSQKVWASAYNYNLIYTTNGGGPVGIQPISNEVPTGFSLAQNYPNPFNPNTKIQFSISKSVFTKLTIYDITGRVMAILVNEDLKPGIYEAEWDASHRASGVYYYKLESDSYSETRRMVLLK from the coding sequence ATGAAAACATTATTACTAATTATAGCGATCTTTATTTGTTTTCAAACAATATATTCACAATGGTATGTTGATAATTTGCAGCAGACCGATGATATCCCTGCTAGTTGGCCTGATAGAATTCAGTTCTTTGACAACAACACTGGATGGTTTTCTTGCCCGGTTCATTCTGATACTCTTTATAAAACCACGAATGGTGGTGTAAGCTGGTTGGGTTATACAACTGTTGATACAAATCGAGTTTCTGTTTTATATTTTGTTAATCAAATGACTGGATGGGCGGTTGGCAATAGAGGTAAAATTGTGAAGACATCAAACGGAGGTTTGAATTGGATGTTGCAAACTAGCGGTGTATATTCATTCCTTAATGATGTAAATTTTTGGGATACTCAGAATGGATTTATTGTTGGTTCTTATGACTCAACTAGAGTTATATTGAAAACTACTAATAGTGGAACTACATGGCAAAAACTAGTAACTCCGGGAAACGGAAGATTATTCTCGGTTAAAATGTTAAGTGCTAACGTCGTTTATGCTGTTGGAGATTCGGGGAGAATAATTTATACGACCAATGGTGGAGCTAATTGGGAGAATCAAATATCTAATACAAATGCTACTTTGAGAAGTATCCAATTTAAGAACTATGGTCCAGTTAATATTGGATGGATAGCAGGTAAAAACGGTGCCCTTCTGACTACTTCCAATGGAGGTCAAAATTGGATTTCACGATCATTTAATCAGGTAAATTTTTATGCGATATTTTTTTCAACATATGACACTGGGTATACTGTAGGTCAATACGGTAGGATTTATAAAACAATAAACAGTGGATTGAATTGGTCCTTACAAAGTGTACCTCTTGATACTTCAGTTATTATCAAAGATGTTTTCTGCATTAATTCACAAAAGGTATGGGCTTCAGCGTATAACTATAATCTTATCTATACGACTAATGGCGGCGGTCCTGTTGGCATTCAACCTATTTCAAATGAAGTGCCAACGGGTTTTTCATTAGCGCAGAACTATCCAAATCCGTTTAATCCAAATACTAAGATTCAATTTAGCATCTCAAAATCAGTATTTACAAAGCTGACAATTTACGATATAACAGGACGTGTGATGGCTATTCTGGTTAATGAAGATTTAAAACCTGGAATTTACGAAGCCGAGTGGGATGCTTCTCATCGGGCAAGCGGTGTGTATTATTATAAGTTAGAGTCTGATTCATATTCAGAAACAAGACGCATGGTTTTGCTTAAATAA
- a CDS encoding SDR family oxidoreductase, with protein MDLKNAKVLVTGGSMGIGYSTAKVFTEAGAKAVICGRDTTRLKAAAREIGAIPITADVRKESDVVNLIAKTIEALDGYNVLINNAAYGYFSPLTGIDTAKFNEVLMTNITGAMMCGRESAKYFTEKNYGNIVNIASSAGTGGFANGSPYCATKFALRGMNECWRAELRKYNIRVMLVNPSEVQTNFGINAGGKPRDFNPTKLEGTQIAHLIKSMLEMDDKGFIPEAGVWATNPK; from the coding sequence ATGGATCTTAAAAATGCAAAAGTATTGGTAACAGGCGGCAGTATGGGTATTGGCTACTCAACTGCTAAAGTATTTACAGAAGCAGGCGCGAAAGCCGTAATTTGCGGCAGAGATACAACCAGACTCAAAGCCGCAGCCAGAGAGATTGGCGCAATTCCAATTACAGCGGATGTACGTAAAGAAAGCGATGTAGTTAACCTTATAGCAAAAACCATTGAAGCTTTGGATGGTTATAATGTTCTTATTAATAATGCGGCTTACGGATATTTCAGTCCGTTAACCGGAATTGATACAGCAAAGTTCAATGAAGTATTGATGACAAATATTACCGGCGCAATGATGTGCGGCAGGGAGTCAGCAAAGTATTTCACAGAAAAAAATTATGGCAATATTGTAAATATTGCATCAAGCGCGGGAACGGGCGGATTCGCAAACGGCTCGCCGTATTGCGCAACTAAGTTCGCATTGCGCGGCATGAATGAATGCTGGCGCGCAGAGTTGAGAAAATATAATATCAGGGTTATGCTTGTAAATCCAAGTGAAGTACAGACAAATTTCGGCATTAATGCCGGCGGCAAGCCGCGTGATTTTAATCCGACAAAGCTTGAAGGCACTCAGATAGCTCATTTGATCAAATCAATGCTGGAAATGGATGATAAGGGCTTTATCCCTGAAGCCGGAGTTTGGGCAACTAACCCGAAATAG